In a genomic window of Pseudomonas putida:
- the suhB gene encoding type III secretion system regulator SuhB has product MQPMLNIALRAARAASELIFRSIERLDTIKVDEKDAKDYVSEVDRAAEQKIIDALRKAYPNHSIMGEETGLHAGTGIEGEEYLWIIDPLDGTTNFLRGIPHFAVSIACKYRGRLEHAVVLDPVRQEEFTASRGRGAQLNGRRLRVSGRTSLDGALLGTGFPFRDDQMDNLDNYLGMFRALVGQTAGIRRAGSASLDLAYVAAGRFDAFWESGLSEWDMAAGALLIQEAGGLVSDFTGGHDFLEKGHVVAGNTKCFKAVLTAIQPHLPASLKR; this is encoded by the coding sequence ATGCAGCCCATGCTGAATATCGCGCTGCGCGCCGCCCGCGCCGCCAGTGAATTGATCTTCCGCTCCATCGAGCGCCTGGACACCATCAAGGTCGACGAAAAAGACGCCAAGGATTACGTATCCGAGGTGGATCGCGCCGCCGAACAGAAAATCATCGACGCCCTGCGCAAGGCGTACCCGAACCACTCGATCATGGGTGAAGAAACCGGCCTGCACGCCGGCACCGGGATCGAAGGCGAAGAATACCTGTGGATCATCGACCCACTGGACGGCACCACCAACTTCCTGCGCGGCATCCCTCATTTCGCTGTCAGCATCGCCTGCAAATACCGTGGTCGCCTGGAACACGCCGTTGTACTGGACCCGGTTCGCCAGGAAGAATTCACCGCCAGCCGTGGCCGTGGCGCCCAACTGAACGGTCGTCGCCTGCGCGTCAGCGGCCGCACCAGCCTGGACGGCGCCCTGCTGGGTACCGGCTTCCCGTTCCGCGATGACCAGATGGACAACCTCGACAACTACCTGGGCATGTTCCGCGCCCTGGTTGGCCAGACCGCCGGCATCCGCCGCGCCGGCTCCGCCAGCCTAGACCTGGCCTACGTGGCCGCCGGTCGTTTCGACGCCTTCTGGGAGTCGGGTCTGTCCGAGTGGGACATGGCAGCAGGCGCCCTGCTGATTCAGGAAGCAGGCGGCCTGGTGAGCGACTTCACTGGCGGTCATGACTTCCTCGAAAAAGGTCACGTCGTTGCCGGCAACACCAAATGCTTCAAGGCAGTACTGACGGCGATTCAGCCGCACCTGCCGGCTTCGTTGAAGCGCTAA
- the trmJ gene encoding tRNA (cytosine(32)/uridine(32)-2'-O)-methyltransferase TrmJ yields the protein MLQNIRVVLVNTSHPGNIGGTARAMKNMGLSRLVLVEPRLFPHHEADARASGAGDILEKAQVVATLEDALVGCNLVLGTSARDRRIPWPLLDPRECGAKVVEEAGQGAEIALVFGREDSGLTNEELQRCHYHVHIPSDPEFSSLNLGAAVQVLSYEVRMSWLAAQGQPSKVEKDEVASVKSMELATMDELERFYEHLEQTLVAIEFLDPEKPRHLMARLRRLYGRSSVSRAEMNILRGILTETQKAARGELLKRKD from the coding sequence TTGCTGCAAAACATTCGTGTCGTCCTGGTCAATACCAGCCATCCGGGCAATATCGGCGGGACTGCGCGCGCCATGAAAAACATGGGGCTGTCGCGGCTGGTGCTGGTCGAACCTCGCCTGTTCCCGCATCACGAGGCGGACGCCCGCGCATCCGGTGCCGGGGACATCCTTGAAAAAGCGCAAGTCGTCGCCACCTTGGAGGATGCCTTGGTCGGCTGCAACCTGGTGCTGGGCACCAGTGCCCGCGACCGGCGGATTCCCTGGCCGCTGCTCGATCCGCGCGAATGCGGTGCGAAAGTGGTCGAGGAAGCCGGGCAGGGCGCCGAGATCGCGCTGGTGTTCGGTCGCGAAGACTCCGGCCTGACCAACGAAGAGCTGCAGCGATGTCACTATCACGTGCACATCCCATCCGATCCCGAATTCAGTTCGCTGAATCTGGGAGCGGCGGTGCAGGTGTTGAGCTATGAAGTGCGCATGTCCTGGCTCGCGGCCCAAGGCCAGCCGAGCAAGGTCGAAAAGGACGAAGTGGCATCGGTCAAAAGCATGGAGCTGGCGACCATGGATGAGTTGGAGCGATTCTATGAGCACCTGGAGCAGACCCTGGTGGCCATCGAATTCCTCGATCCGGAAAAGCCACGGCACTTGATGGCGCGCCTGCGCCGGTTGTACGGACGCAGCTCGGTCAGCCGGGCGGAAATGAATATTTTGCGTGGCATCCTCACGGAAACCCAGAAAGCGGCCCGTGGTGAGCTTCTTAAGCGGAAGGATTAA
- the cysE gene encoding serine O-acetyltransferase produces the protein MFERLREDIQSVFHRDPAARNAFEVLTCYPGMHAIWIHRLSSVLWRADLKWLARLVSNFGRWLTGIEIHPGAKVGRRFFIDHGMGIVIGETAEIGDDVTIYQGVTLGGTSWNKGKRHPTLEDGVVVGAGAKVLGPFTVGAGAKVGSNAVVTKAVPAGATVVGIPGRIIVKPDEEQDAKRKAMAEKIGFDAYGVSEDMPDPVARAINQLLDHLQAVDGRLEGMCGALKDLGSNYCAKDLPELREEDFACVKDKDQSKAG, from the coding sequence ATGTTCGAGCGTTTGCGTGAAGATATCCAGAGCGTTTTCCATCGAGACCCGGCGGCGCGCAATGCATTTGAAGTCCTGACCTGCTACCCGGGCATGCATGCCATCTGGATCCACCGCTTGTCCTCGGTCTTGTGGCGGGCGGACCTGAAATGGCTGGCGCGGCTGGTGTCGAACTTCGGTCGCTGGCTGACCGGGATCGAGATTCATCCGGGGGCCAAGGTGGGGCGGCGCTTCTTTATTGACCATGGCATGGGTATCGTCATCGGTGAAACCGCCGAAATCGGCGATGACGTGACCATTTATCAGGGCGTGACCCTGGGTGGCACCAGCTGGAACAAGGGCAAGCGTCACCCGACCCTTGAAGATGGCGTGGTGGTCGGGGCCGGCGCCAAGGTGCTCGGTCCGTTCACCGTGGGTGCCGGGGCCAAGGTCGGTTCCAATGCGGTGGTGACCAAGGCGGTGCCGGCCGGTGCGACAGTGGTTGGCATTCCTGGGCGGATTATCGTCAAGCCCGATGAGGAACAGGATGCCAAGCGCAAGGCGATGGCCGAGAAGATCGGCTTCGATGCCTACGGCGTCAGCGAAGACATGCCGGACCCGGTGGCGCGTGCCATCAACCAGTTGCTCGATCACCTGCAGGCCGTTGACGGGCGTCTGGAGGGGATGTGCGGGGCGCTGAAGGATCTGGGCAGTAATTACTGTGCGAAAGACCTGCCTGAACTGCGCGAAGAAGACTTCGCCTGCGTAAAAGACAAAGACCAATCCAAGGCCGGCTGA
- the iscR gene encoding Fe-S cluster assembly transcriptional regulator IscR, with protein sequence MRLTTKGRYAVTAMLDLALHAQHGPVSLADISERQGISLSYLEQLFAKLRRSNLVSSVRGPGGGYQLSRDMQGIQVAQVIDAVNESVDATKCQGQGDCHQGDTCLTHHLWCDLSLQIHEFLSGISLADLVTRREVQEVAQRQDQRRCNSKAPRLDKIEASAVE encoded by the coding sequence ATGCGACTGACTACAAAAGGCCGATACGCCGTGACCGCCATGCTCGACCTGGCGTTGCACGCGCAGCACGGGCCCGTGTCCCTGGCCGATATCTCCGAGCGCCAAGGCATCTCCCTGTCCTACCTCGAGCAGCTTTTCGCCAAATTGCGCCGCAGCAATCTGGTGTCCAGCGTTCGTGGTCCAGGCGGTGGCTACCAGCTGTCACGCGACATGCAGGGTATCCAGGTCGCCCAGGTGATCGATGCGGTGAACGAATCGGTCGATGCCACCAAATGCCAGGGCCAGGGTGATTGCCATCAAGGCGATACCTGTCTGACTCACCACTTGTGGTGCGATCTGAGCCTGCAAATTCACGAATTTCTGAGCGGTATCAGCTTGGCTGACCTTGTCACTCGCCGTGAGGTGCAAGAAGTAGCCCAGCGCCAGGATCAACGCCGTTGCAACAGCAAGGCGCCACGCCTGGACAAGATTGAAGCGTCCGCCGTCGAATGA
- a CDS encoding IscS subfamily cysteine desulfurase, with the protein MKLPIYLDYSATTPVDPRVAQKMSECLLVDGNFGNPASRSHVFGWKAEESVENARRQVADLVNADPREIVWTSGATESDNLAIKGAAHFYATKGKHLITTKIEHKAVLDTMRQLEREGFEVTYIEPREDGLVTPEMVEAALRDDTILVSIMHVNNEIGTVNDIAAIGELTRSKGILFHVDAAQSTGKVEIDLQKLKVDLMSFSAHKTYGPKGIGALYVSRKPRVRIEATMHGGGHERGMRSGTLATHQIVGMGEAFRVAKEDMAAENVRIKALSDRFFKQVEHLEELYVNGSLTARVPHNLNLSFNYVEGESLIMALKDLAVSSGSACTSASLEPSYVLRALGRNDELAHSSIRFTFGRFTTEEEIDYAAQKVCEAVTKLRALSPLWDMYKDGVDISKIEWAAH; encoded by the coding sequence ATGAAATTGCCGATTTACCTTGATTACTCTGCGACTACCCCGGTTGATCCGCGTGTCGCGCAAAAGATGAGTGAATGCCTGCTGGTCGACGGAAACTTCGGTAACCCGGCGTCCCGTTCCCACGTATTTGGCTGGAAAGCCGAAGAGTCCGTCGAAAACGCCCGTCGTCAGGTGGCCGATCTGGTCAACGCCGATCCGCGTGAAATCGTCTGGACCTCCGGTGCCACCGAATCCGACAACCTGGCAATCAAGGGTGCGGCACATTTCTATGCCACCAAAGGCAAGCACCTGATCACCACCAAGATCGAACACAAGGCTGTCCTCGACACCATGCGCCAACTGGAGCGCGAAGGCTTCGAAGTGACCTACATCGAGCCTCGTGAAGACGGTCTGGTCACTCCAGAGATGGTCGAAGCCGCACTGCGCGACGACACCATTCTCGTATCGATCATGCACGTGAACAACGAGATCGGTACCGTCAACGACATCGCCGCCATCGGCGAGCTGACTCGTTCCAAAGGCATCCTTTTCCACGTCGACGCCGCTCAGTCCACCGGCAAGGTCGAGATCGACCTGCAGAAACTGAAAGTCGACCTGATGTCCTTCTCCGCCCACAAGACCTACGGCCCTAAAGGCATCGGCGCGCTGTACGTGAGCCGCAAGCCTCGCGTGCGCATCGAAGCGACCATGCACGGCGGTGGTCACGAGCGCGGCATGCGTTCCGGCACCCTGGCGACTCACCAGATCGTCGGCATGGGCGAAGCCTTCCGCGTGGCCAAGGAAGACATGGCTGCCGAGAACGTGCGCATCAAGGCACTGAGCGATCGTTTCTTCAAGCAGGTCGAGCACCTGGAAGAGCTGTACGTCAACGGCAGCCTGACCGCCCGCGTTCCGCACAACCTGAACCTGAGCTTCAACTACGTTGAAGGCGAGTCGCTGATCATGGCTCTCAAGGATCTGGCGGTATCGTCCGGTTCGGCCTGCACCTCGGCATCCCTGGAACCTTCGTACGTTCTGCGCGCCCTGGGCCGCAACGACGAACTGGCGCACAGCTCGATTCGTTTCACCTTCGGCCGTTTCACCACCGAAGAAGAAATCGACTACGCCGCGCAGAAAGTCTGCGAGGCCGTTACCAAGCTGCGCGCTCTGTCGCCGCTGTGGGATATGTACAAAGACGGTGTCGACATTTCGAAAATCGAGTGGGCGGCACACTGA
- the iscU gene encoding Fe-S cluster assembly scaffold IscU: MAYSEKVIDHYENPRNVGKMDAEDPDVGTGMVGAPACGDVMRLQIKVNDAGIIEDAKFKTYGCGSAIASSSLATEWMKGKTLDEAETIKNTQLAEELALPPVKIHCSVLAEDAIKAAVRDYKQKKGLI; encoded by the coding sequence ATGGCTTACAGCGAAAAGGTCATCGACCACTACGAAAACCCGCGCAACGTCGGCAAGATGGACGCGGAAGATCCTGACGTCGGTACCGGCATGGTCGGCGCGCCGGCTTGCGGCGACGTCATGCGCCTGCAGATCAAGGTCAACGACGCCGGCATCATCGAAGATGCCAAGTTCAAGACCTACGGCTGCGGTTCCGCCATTGCTTCCAGCTCCCTGGCCACCGAATGGATGAAGGGCAAGACGCTGGACGAGGCAGAAACCATCAAGAACACCCAGCTGGCTGAAGAGCTGGCCCTGCCGCCTGTGAAAATTCACTGCTCCGTGCTCGCCGAAGACGCCATCAAGGCGGCTGTTCGCGACTACAAGCAGAAGAAAGGCTTGATCTGA
- the iscA gene encoding iron-sulfur cluster assembly protein IscA, whose protein sequence is MAISMTEAAARHVRRSLDGRGKGEGIRLGVRTTGCSGLAYVLEFVDELAAEDQVFESHGEKVIIDPKSLTYLDGTELDFVKEGLNEGFKFNNPNVRGECGCGESFNI, encoded by the coding sequence ATGGCTATCAGCATGACAGAAGCGGCAGCACGACACGTGCGACGCTCCCTTGATGGGCGCGGCAAGGGTGAGGGGATTCGTCTGGGTGTTCGCACCACGGGCTGCTCCGGCCTTGCCTACGTGCTGGAGTTTGTCGACGAGTTGGCTGCGGAAGATCAGGTGTTCGAAAGTCACGGCGAAAAAGTGATCATCGACCCGAAAAGCCTGACTTACCTGGACGGCACCGAGCTCGATTTCGTCAAGGAAGGGTTGAACGAAGGCTTCAAGTTCAACAACCCCAACGTGCGCGGTGAATGTGGCTGCGGCGAAAGCTTCAACATCTGA
- the hscB gene encoding co-chaperone HscB, whose amino-acid sequence MGTPCHFALFELKPGFDLDLDQLASRYRELARSVHPDRFADATEREQRLALEQSASLNEAYQTLKSPPKRARYLLALNGGELPLEVTVHDPEFLLQQMELREELEDLHDSADLSGVAAFKRRLKAAQEELNQSFAACWNDAAQRERAERLMRRMQFLDKLTYEVRQLEERLDD is encoded by the coding sequence GTGGGTACTCCTTGTCATTTCGCTTTATTCGAGCTGAAACCGGGTTTCGACCTGGATCTCGATCAGCTGGCTTCGCGCTACCGTGAGTTGGCGCGCAGCGTTCACCCGGACCGCTTTGCTGACGCCACCGAGCGTGAGCAGCGGCTCGCGCTGGAACAGTCCGCGAGCCTCAACGAGGCCTACCAGACGCTCAAGAGCCCTCCCAAGCGCGCGCGTTACCTGCTCGCCTTGAATGGTGGCGAGCTTCCGCTGGAGGTCACGGTGCATGATCCGGAGTTTCTTCTTCAGCAGATGGAGTTGCGTGAAGAGCTTGAAGACCTGCACGACAGTGCCGACTTGTCGGGTGTGGCCGCGTTCAAGCGCCGCCTCAAGGCTGCGCAGGAAGAGCTGAACCAAAGCTTTGCCGCTTGCTGGAATGATGCCGCGCAACGCGAGCGGGCCGAGCGCCTGATGCGACGCATGCAGTTCCTCGACAAGCTCACCTACGAAGTGCGCCAGTTAGAAGAGCGCCTCGACGATTAA
- the hscA gene encoding Fe-S protein assembly chaperone HscA, whose amino-acid sequence MALLQIAEPGQSPQPHQRRLAVGIDLGTTNSLVAALRSGLSEPLADAEGRVILPSAVRYHADRVEVGESAKLAAASDPLNTVLSVKRLMGRGLSDVKQLGDQLPYRFVGGESHMPFIDTIQGPKSPVEVSADILKVLRQRAEATLGGELVGAVITVPAYFDDAQRQATKDAAKLAGLNVLRLLNEPTAAAVAYGLDQHAEGLVAIYDLGGGTFDISILRLTGGVFEVLATGGDSALGGDDFDHAIAGWIIESAGLSADLDPGAQRNLLQTACAAKEALTNAASVEVVYGDWKAELTREAFNALIEPMIARSLKACRRAVRDSGIELEDVHAVVMVGGSTRVPRVREAVAEAFGRQPLTEIDPDQVVAIGAAIQADTLAGNKRDGEELLLLDVIPLSLGLETMGGLMEKVIPRNTTIPVARAQDFTTYKDGQSAMAIHVLQGERELISDCRSLARFELRGIPSMVAGAAKIRVTFQVDADGLLSVSARELGSGVEASIQVKPSYGLTDGEIAKMLKDSFEYASDDKVARVLREQQVDAQRLVEAVEAALEADGDRLLDADERMVIEMQVQELTELMKGTDGYAIEQQTKRLSQVTDAFAARRLDSTVKAALAGRNLNEIEE is encoded by the coding sequence ATGGCCCTACTGCAGATCGCCGAACCCGGCCAAAGTCCTCAACCGCACCAGCGTCGTCTGGCTGTGGGGATCGACTTGGGCACTACCAATTCGCTGGTCGCTGCCTTGCGCAGTGGTCTTTCCGAGCCTCTGGCCGACGCAGAAGGGCGGGTGATCCTGCCGTCTGCCGTGCGCTATCACGCTGATCGCGTCGAAGTGGGCGAGTCCGCCAAGCTGGCTGCCGCTTCCGATCCTTTGAACACTGTGCTGTCGGTCAAGCGCTTGATGGGTCGTGGTCTGTCCGACGTCAAGCAATTGGGCGATCAACTGCCGTACCGCTTTGTCGGCGGCGAATCGCACATGCCGTTCATCGACACGATCCAGGGCCCGAAAAGCCCGGTCGAAGTCTCAGCCGATATCCTCAAGGTTCTGCGCCAGCGTGCCGAAGCCACCCTGGGTGGAGAATTGGTGGGCGCGGTGATCACGGTCCCGGCCTATTTCGACGATGCTCAGCGTCAAGCCACCAAAGACGCCGCCAAGCTGGCTGGCCTGAACGTGCTGCGTTTGCTCAATGAGCCAACCGCAGCCGCCGTGGCTTATGGTCTGGATCAGCATGCCGAAGGTCTGGTGGCGATTTACGATCTGGGTGGCGGTACCTTCGATATTTCGATCCTGCGCCTGACCGGCGGTGTGTTTGAAGTGCTGGCCACCGGCGGCGACAGCGCCCTGGGCGGTGATGACTTCGACCATGCCATCGCTGGCTGGATCATCGAGAGCGCCGGTCTGTCGGCCGACCTCGATCCGGGTGCGCAGCGCAATCTGCTGCAAACCGCTTGTGCCGCCAAGGAAGCGCTGACCAACGCCGCTTCTGTCGAAGTCGTTTATGGCGACTGGAAAGCCGAGCTGACCCGCGAAGCCTTCAATGCGCTGATCGAGCCGATGATCGCTCGCAGCCTGAAAGCCTGTCGCCGCGCCGTGCGTGACTCTGGTATTGAGCTGGAAGACGTTCATGCCGTGGTCATGGTCGGTGGTTCGACCCGCGTACCGCGCGTTCGCGAAGCCGTCGCCGAAGCCTTTGGTCGTCAGCCGCTGACTGAAATCGATCCGGATCAAGTGGTGGCCATCGGGGCCGCGATCCAGGCCGATACTTTGGCTGGCAACAAGCGCGATGGCGAAGAGCTGTTGCTGCTTGACGTGATTCCGTTGTCCCTGGGGCTGGAAACCATGGGCGGCCTGATGGAGAAGGTGATTCCACGCAACACCACCATTCCCGTCGCCCGCGCCCAGGACTTCACCACCTACAAGGATGGCCAGTCGGCCATGGCGATCCATGTATTGCAGGGTGAGCGCGAGCTGATCAGCGACTGCCGCTCCCTGGCGCGTTTCGAATTGCGCGGCATTCCGTCGATGGTGGCGGGCGCGGCGAAGATTCGCGTGACCTTCCAGGTCGATGCCGACGGTTTGCTGAGCGTCTCTGCTCGCGAATTGGGTTCGGGCGTGGAGGCGAGTATCCAGGTCAAGCCGTCCTACGGCCTGACCGATGGCGAAATCGCCAAGATGCTCAAGGACTCGTTCGAATACGCCAGCGATGACAAGGTGGCTCGCGTTCTGCGCGAGCAGCAGGTCGATGCCCAGCGCCTGGTCGAAGCGGTGGAGGCTGCCCTGGAAGCTGACGGCGACCGTCTGCTCGACGCCGACGAGCGCATGGTCATCGAGATGCAGGTGCAGGAACTGACCGAACTGATGAAAGGTACCGATGGCTACGCCATCGAGCAGCAGACCAAGCGTCTGTCGCAAGTGACCGATGCCTTTGCAGCCCGCCGCCTGGACTCGACGGTGAAAGCCGCGCTGGCGGGGCGCAACCTGAATGAGATTGAGGAATAA
- the fdx gene encoding ISC system 2Fe-2S type ferredoxin, giving the protein MPQVIFLPHEKFCPEGMVVEAETGTSILELAHEHHIEMESACGGVCACTTCHCIIREGFDSLEEADELEEDYLDKAWGLEAQSRLGCQAKVGTEDLTVEIPKYSLNHAAEAPH; this is encoded by the coding sequence ATGCCGCAGGTCATTTTTCTGCCACACGAAAAGTTTTGCCCGGAAGGCATGGTCGTGGAGGCTGAGACCGGTACGTCCATCCTCGAGCTGGCCCATGAGCACCATATCGAGATGGAAAGTGCCTGTGGTGGCGTCTGCGCCTGCACCACCTGTCACTGCATCATTCGCGAGGGCTTTGACTCGCTGGAAGAGGCCGACGAGCTGGAAGAGGACTATCTTGACAAGGCCTGGGGTCTGGAAGCCCAGTCTCGCCTGGGTTGTCAGGCGAAGGTCGGGACTGAAGACCTGACCGTCGAAATTCCGAAGTACTCGCTCAACCACGCAGCCGAAGCGCCGCACTGA
- the iscX gene encoding Fe-S cluster assembly protein IscX produces MSLMWTDVLEIAIQLAETKPDVDPMSVNFVDLRKWVMELPEFGDKPEHCGEKILEAIQAHWIEERD; encoded by the coding sequence ATGAGTCTCATGTGGACTGATGTGCTGGAGATCGCGATCCAGCTGGCTGAAACCAAGCCTGATGTAGACCCTATGTCGGTCAACTTCGTCGATCTGCGCAAGTGGGTGATGGAATTGCCCGAGTTCGGCGACAAGCCTGAGCATTGTGGCGAAAAGATTCTGGAGGCCATTCAGGCCCACTGGATCGAAGAACGCGACTGA
- the ndk gene encoding nucleoside-diphosphate kinase has protein sequence MAVQRTFSIIKPDAVAKNVIGKITTRFEDAGLRIVASKIKQLSKAEAEGFYAEHKERGFFGDLVAFMTSGPVVVQVLEGENAIARNRELMGATNPKEAAAGTIRADFAESIDANAVHGSDSEAAAAREIAYFFAATEVTTR, from the coding sequence ATGGCTGTTCAACGTACTTTCTCCATCATCAAGCCTGACGCTGTTGCCAAAAACGTGATCGGCAAGATCACCACCCGTTTCGAAGACGCTGGCCTGCGCATCGTCGCTTCGAAAATCAAGCAACTGTCCAAAGCCGAAGCCGAAGGTTTCTACGCTGAGCACAAAGAGCGTGGTTTCTTCGGTGACCTGGTTGCCTTCATGACTTCCGGTCCGGTTGTCGTTCAGGTTCTGGAAGGTGAAAACGCTATCGCTCGCAACCGTGAGCTGATGGGCGCTACCAACCCTAAAGAAGCTGCTGCCGGCACCATTCGTGCTGACTTCGCTGAATCCATCGACGCCAACGCCGTACACGGTTCGGACTCCGAAGCCGCTGCCGCTCGCGAAATCGCATACTTCTTCGCAGCTACTGAAGTAACCACTCGCTAA
- the rlmN gene encoding 23S rRNA (adenine(2503)-C(2))-methyltransferase RlmN, giving the protein MTTSTVKTNLLGLTQPEMEKFFDSIGEKRFRAGQVMKWIHHFGVDDFDAMTNVGKALREKLKAVAEIRGPEVVSEDISSDGTRKWVVRVASGSCVETVYIPQGKRGTLCVSSQAGCALDCSFCSTGKQGFNSNLTAAEVIGQVWIANKSFGSVPATVDRAITNVVMMGMGEPLLNFDNVIAAMHLMMDDLGYGISKRRVTLSTSGVVPMIDELAKHIDVSLALSLHAPNDALRNQLVPINKKYPLKMLLESCQRYMSSLGEKRVLTIEYTLLKDVNDKVEHAVEMIELLKNVPCKINLIPFNPFPHSGYERPSNNAIRRFQDQLHHAGFNVTVRTTRGEDIDAACGQLVGQVMDRTRRSERYIAVRELSAENDMAVNAANK; this is encoded by the coding sequence ATGACTACATCGACTGTTAAAACCAACCTGCTGGGGCTCACCCAGCCGGAAATGGAAAAATTCTTCGACTCAATCGGGGAGAAGCGTTTCCGTGCCGGTCAGGTAATGAAATGGATTCACCACTTTGGCGTCGATGATTTCGACGCCATGACGAACGTCGGCAAGGCCTTGCGCGAGAAGCTCAAGGCTGTTGCCGAAATTCGTGGTCCGGAAGTGGTCAGCGAGGACATCTCCAGCGACGGCACCCGCAAGTGGGTGGTGCGCGTGGCGTCCGGCAGCTGCGTCGAGACCGTGTACATTCCCCAGGGCAAACGCGGCACCTTGTGCGTTTCGTCCCAGGCAGGCTGTGCCCTGGACTGCAGTTTTTGCTCCACCGGCAAGCAAGGCTTCAATAGCAACCTCACCGCCGCCGAAGTCATCGGCCAGGTGTGGATTGCCAACAAATCCTTTGGCAGCGTCCCGGCGACCGTCGACCGTGCCATCACCAACGTGGTGATGATGGGCATGGGTGAGCCGCTGCTGAACTTCGACAACGTCATTGCCGCCATGCATCTGATGATGGATGACCTGGGCTACGGCATTTCCAAGCGCCGCGTGACCCTGTCCACCTCGGGCGTGGTGCCGATGATCGATGAGCTGGCCAAGCACATCGACGTCTCCCTGGCGTTGTCCCTGCACGCACCGAACGACGCATTGCGTAACCAATTGGTGCCGATCAACAAGAAATATCCGCTTAAGATGCTGCTCGAATCGTGCCAGCGCTACATGTCGTCCCTTGGCGAAAAGCGTGTACTGACCATCGAGTACACCTTGCTCAAGGACGTGAACGACAAGGTCGAGCACGCGGTCGAAATGATCGAGTTGCTGAAGAACGTCCCGTGCAAGATCAACCTGATCCCCTTCAACCCGTTCCCGCACTCCGGGTACGAGCGGCCTAGCAACAACGCCATTCGTCGGTTCCAGGATCAGCTGCATCATGCCGGTTTCAACGTCACCGTCCGCACCACCCGTGGTGAAGACATCGACGCCGCTTGTGGTCAATTGGTCGGGCAGGTGATGGATCGCACCCGTCGCAGCGAACGTTATATCGCCGTGCGCGAGTTGAGCGCCGAAAACGATATGGCCGTGAACGCCGCGAACAAGTAA
- the pilW gene encoding type IV pilus biogenesis/stability protein PilW: protein MSLRFALLLLLASLCAGCVLSGDYNPMKTSKGRDEAREAYVQLGIGYLQQGMTERAKVPLKKALELDGADPDANAALGLVFQAEMEPELADQHFRKALSSRPADARILNNYGSFLFEQKRYKEAYERFEQAAADTLYPERSRVFENLGMTAAMLGQRDLAQQQLEKALRLNRQQPRALLEMAELSYEDRHYVPARDYYDRFSLLAEQNARSLLLGVRLAKVFEDRDKAASFGLQLKRLYPGTPEYQQYLSEQ from the coding sequence ATGTCCCTGCGCTTTGCGCTGCTTTTGTTACTGGCCAGCCTGTGTGCTGGCTGTGTTCTTTCGGGCGATTACAACCCGATGAAGACCAGCAAGGGCCGCGACGAAGCGCGTGAGGCGTACGTACAACTGGGCATCGGCTATCTGCAGCAGGGCATGACCGAGCGGGCGAAAGTCCCGTTGAAGAAAGCGCTGGAGCTGGATGGCGCGGACCCGGATGCCAACGCGGCGCTGGGGCTGGTGTTCCAGGCCGAGATGGAGCCGGAACTGGCCGACCAGCATTTTCGCAAGGCGCTGTCCTCCCGTCCCGCCGATGCACGCATCCTCAATAACTACGGCAGTTTTCTTTTCGAGCAGAAACGTTACAAGGAAGCCTACGAGCGCTTTGAGCAGGCGGCTGCCGATACCCTGTATCCTGAGCGCTCGCGGGTTTTCGAGAACCTCGGCATGACCGCCGCGATGCTGGGCCAGCGTGACCTGGCGCAGCAGCAACTGGAAAAAGCCCTGCGTTTGAATCGGCAACAGCCACGTGCCTTGCTGGAAATGGCTGAGTTGTCTTACGAAGACAGGCATTATGTGCCCGCGCGTGACTATTACGATCGTTTCAGCCTGCTTGCCGAGCAAAATGCACGTAGTCTATTGCTCGGCGTTCGGCTGGCAAAAGTGTTCGAAGATCGCGACAAGGCCGCCAGTTTCGGCCTGCAACTAAAACGACTCTATCCGGGTACACCGGAATATCAGCAATACCTGTCGGAGCAATGA